The following nucleotide sequence is from Streptomyces caniferus.
TACGGGCGACGGCCCGCCCCTCCGAAGAGGTGCGGGCCGTCGTCGTGTGCGTACGGGACGTCACTTGGCGGCGTCGTCCTTCTCGTCCGCGGCCTTGTCCTCGTCCTCGATCACGGGGATGAGGGAGAGCTTGCCGCGCTGGTCGATCTCGGCGATCTCGACCTGGACCTTGGCGCCCACCCCGAGCACGTCCTCGACGTTCTCCACGCGCTTGCCACCGGCGAGCTTGCGGATCTGCGAGATGTGCAGCAGGCCGTCCTTGCCCGGCAGCAGGGAGACGAACGCACCGAAGGTGGTGGTCTTGACGACCGTGCCCAGGTAGCGCTCGCCGACCTCCGGCATGGTCGGGTTGGCGATGCCGTTGATCGTGGCGCGGGCGGCCTCGGCGGCCGGGCCGTCGGCGGCACCGATGTAGATGGTGCCGTCGTCCTCGATCGTGATGTCGGCGCCGGTGTCCTCCTGGATCTGGTTGATCATCTTGCCCTTGGGGCCGATGACCTCACCGATCTTGTCCACCGGGATCTTGACGGTGATGATCCGCGGGGCGTTCGGGGACATCTCGTCCGGGACGTCGATGGCCTCGTTCATGACGTCCAGGATGTGCAGACGCGCGTCACGGGCCTGCTTCAGCGCGGCGGCCAGGACCGAGGCGGGGATGCCGTCGAGCTTGGTGTCGAGCTGCAGCGCGGTCACGAACTGCTTGGTGCCGGCGACCTTGAAGTCCATGTCGCCGAAGGCGTCCTCCGCACCGAGGATGTCGGTGAGGGCGACGTAGTGGGTCTGGCCGTCGATCTCCTGGGAGATCAGGCCCATGGCGATACCGGCGACCGGGGCCTTGAGGGGCACACCGGCGTTCAGCAGCGACATGGTCGAGGCGCAGACCGAGCCCATGGACGTCGAGCCGTTGGAGCCCAGCGCCTCGGAGACCTGGCGGATCGCGTAGGGGAACTCCTCGCGGGTCGGCAGGACCGGCATGATGGCGCGCTCGGCGAGCGCGCCGTGGCCGATCTCGCGGCGCTTGGGGGCGCCCACGCGGCCGGTCTCACCGACGGAGTACGGCGGGAAGTTGTAGTTGTGCATGTAGCGCTTGCGGGTCACCGGGGAGAGGGTGTCCAGCTGCTGCTCCATGCGGAGCATGTTGAGGGTGGTGACGCCCAGGATCTGGGTCTCGCCACGCTCGAACAGGGCGGAACCGTGCACCCGCGGGATGGCCTCGACCTCGGCGGCGAGCGTACGGATGTCCGTGACGCCGCGGCCGTCGATCCGCTTCTTCTCCTTGATGACGCGCTCGCGGACCAGGTTCTTGGTCAGCGAACGGTACGCGGCGGAGATCTCCTTCTCGCGGCCCTCGAACTGCGGGAGCAGCTTCTCGGCGGCGACGGCCTTGACGCGGTCCAGCTCGGCCTCGCGCTCCTGCTTGCCGGCGATGGTCAGCGCCTGGGAGAGCTCGTCCTTGACCGCGGCGGTGAGCGCCTCCAGGACGTCGTCCTGGTAGTCGAGGAAGATCGGGAACTCGCCGACGGGCTTGGCGGCCTTGGCGGCGAGGTCCGACTGGGCCTTGCACAGGACCTTGATGAAGGGCTTGGCGGCCTCGAGACCGGCGGCGACGACCTCTTCGGTCGGGGCCTCGGCGCCGTCCTTGACCAGCTGGATGGTCTTCTCGGTGGCCTCGGCCTCGACCATCATGATCGCGACGTCGCCGTCCGGGAGGACGCGGCCGGCCACGACCATGTCGAAGACGGCGTCCTCGAGCTCGGTGTGGGTCGGGAACGCCACCCACTGGCCGTTGATCAGGGCGACACGGGTGCCGCCGACCGGGCCGGAGAAGGGCAGGCCCGCGAGCTGCGTGGAGCAGGAGGCGGCGTTGATCGCGACCACGTCGTAGAGGTGGTCGGGGTTGAGCGCCATGATCGTCTCGACGATCTGGATCTCGTTGCGCAGGCCCTTCTTGAAGGAGGGGCGCAGCGGCCGGTCGATCAGCCGGCAGGTGAGGATCGCGTCCTCGGAGGGACGGCCCTCACGACGGAAGAAGGAACCGGGGATCTTCCCGGCTGCGTACATCCGCTCCTCGACGTCGACGGTCAGCGGGAAGAAGTCCAGCTGGTCCTTCGGCGTCTTGGAAGCGGAGGTGGCCGACAGCACCATGGTGTCGTCGTCCAGGTACGCCACGGCGGAACCGGCGGCCTGCTTGGCCAGGCGGCCCGTCTCGAAGCGGATGGTGCGGGTGCCGAAGGAACCGTTGTCGATCACGGCTTCGGCGTAGTGGGTCTCGTTCTCCACCAGGAATATCTCCTCGTCAGCGTCCGCTGCCCGTATGGCGGCGGACCGTCTTCGGTGGAGCGCCGGTGCGGGCCGGTCTTCGATCGAAGCACCCGGGGTGATGACACATGGCGTGCATGGATCGTCCGGGGGCCACTACCGAGGACCGGCGGCCAGGAGGCGCTCCTACCGCGTTCAGTTTTGCGATATGGCACCAGACTACAAAGCTTCCGTCCACCATGAGGTGGCGCGAGTGTCCGGTGCGTACGGCAAAGGGAGCGGCCCCTAGCGGGAACCGCTCCCTTTGCGGCGCATTCTAATTACTTGGCGCCCGCCGCGCCGCGGCGGATGCCCAGGCGCTCGACCAGCGCACGGAAGCGCGTGATGTCCTTCTTCGCCAGGTACTGCAGCAGGCGGCGGCGCTGGCCGACGAGCAGCAGCAGACCACGGCGGGAGTGGTGGTCGTGCTTGTGGGTCTTGAGGTGCTCGGTCAGGTCCGAGATGCGGCGGGAGAGCATCGCGACCTGGACCTCGGGGGAGCCGGTGTCACCCTCCTTGGTGGCGAACTCGGTCATGATCTGCTTCTTCGTAGCGGCGTCGAGCGACACGCGGTACTCCTCAGGGTTCCGGCCGGTGAGCGTCCCTGGTTGACATCACAGGGAATCTTGGATGACTCGTCCGGGCCGTCACACAGCGTACCAGTTGAAAACGGCCCCCCGACCGGGTGGTCGGGGGGCCGCGGAACAGCCGGTGAGCAGGTGCCTCAGTTGCCGGTGAGGCCTCGCACCTTGCCGTACACCTCCAGGACCGCCAGGCACAGCGGCACCAGGGACAGCAGGACCAGGCCGTCGAAGATGTCGAAGATCCGGCCCCAGAAGGGGGTGACGCCCTTGCGCGGAACGACCAGACCGACGCCTACCAGGAGGGCGGCGCCCGCCGCGATGCTGCCGGAGAACCAGACGGTGCGGATGTTCAGCGGACCGGAGTCCCGGAAGCGGAGCAGGTCGACGAAGATCTCCGTCGGCGGGTTCAGCGCGATGCCCAGGATGAGCAGGACGATCGTGAGGATGCCGGCGATGGTCAGGCAGGCGACCTGTGCGGTGTAGTCGAAGAGCCGGGCGCGGAGCATGATCGTGATGCCGGCGGTCAGCGCGAGCAGCTGGGCCCACATGTTGTCCGAGAAGCCGAGGACCACACCGGCCGAGCCGACGGTCAGGGCGGCGCAGCCGGCGACGAGGCCGAGCAGCAGCTCGTGGCCGCGCTTGGCCTGGTTGCCGATCTTGACGAAGTCGACGGACTCGGTCTCGCCGCCGTTGTCGTAGGAGCCCTTGGCGATCTGGTCGGGCGACTTGTAGCCGATGGGCAGCCGGGCGAAGCGTGCGGAGAGGCCGGGCAGCCAGGCGACCAGGGCGATCGAGACGACCGCGGTGACGGCGGCGACCTCGCGGGGCGCGGCGTCGGTGAGGATCGCGGCGAACACCGCGAGGGTCCCCATGGCGGCCAGGAACGCGGCGGCGACGAAGGGGGCATCACCGCGCGGCAGCAGGACCACCAGCAGCACGGAGGCGATCAGTACGGTCACACAGCCGACGAGGAGGTGCAGCCGGCCGGGGCCGGCCCCTTCCTCCACGGGGAAGATGCCGGAACCCGCGAGCAGCAGATGCGGCAGCGCGGCCAGGCCCAGCGCGATGGAGGAGCCGTGGTCGTCGTAGACACGGGCGCGGACACCGGCCAGCGCGACCAGCACGATGCCGACGACACCGGCGATGATGCCGGGCAGGCGGTGCATGTCGCGGTCGGCGGGGTTCGAGAACCAGAGGGCGAAGGCCATCATCACGAGCAGCAGCACGCCCGCGGTGAGGCCGACGACACGCATGAGGTCGTCGCTCCAGCGGCTGCGGTTGCGCTTCACGGCGGAGGCGACGGCGTCGGAGACGTCGTCGAAGACCGGGAGCGGCAGCGACTCGGCGAACGGCTTCAGAAGGAGAAGGTCGCCGTCGAGGATCTGCTGCTGCGCGAGTGACTGTCCGGCGTCGAGAACCGTGCCGTCGCGGCGTACGAGGTGATAGCCGGTCGGTGCGCCCTCCGCCTGCGACTGCCCGGAGAGCCTCAGGATCTCCGGGTAAATGTCGACGAGTGCGACGTCCTCCGGCAGAGCCACGTCAATCCGTGCATCCGGCGCGGCGACTGTGACCCGGCAAAAGCCGGTGCCAGTACTCGTGCTCACCTGGCGGTTCCCCCTATCCGTTGGGCGTTTTGTCGCGTCGCGCGCCCTATATATGGAGCCGTCACTTCGGGGCTGTGGGCACGCTCGCGAGGCGTCAGCGTACCGCCCAATTCGGCGACCGCCCCACCCACCCCGAGACTTGACGTTTAACAGTAGGATCAACGCCTGGTTCGGGCCAAGCACTTGGCCCGGGGGGACCGTCGAATCCAACGGGGGCGGTCCGAGACTGCGAGATGCATGAAGGACTGATGCCTCGGTGAGCGTTGTCATCGTCAAGCGCCCGCCCCGCGCGCTGCCACCTGAAGTTCCCTCGGAGGAGGTGACACTCGAGGCGCCTCCGGAGCTTCCGCGTGAGGGCGAATCAGAGAACATGCTGATGACCCTTATGCCCATGATGGGTATGGCGTCTTCGGCGGGATTCTTGTTCATGGGCAACCAGCCGTTCATGAAAATCATGGGCGGCTTTATGGTGGCGTCCACCCTGGCAATGGCGATCGTGCAGATCGTCAAAGCCCGCCAAGGGCCTTCCGGGCAAATGCTGCAAGAGCGGCAGGATTACCTCAAGTACCTTGCGCAGAAGCGGAAAGAGGTACGGCGCACCGCGCGCAAACAGCGCGACGCGCAGCTGTTCACCCACCCCGATCCGAGCCAGTTGTGGTCGATCGTGGCCGAGGGCAAACGCGTATGGGAACGCCGGGCGACCGACCCTGACTTCGGGCAGGTACGACTGGGGCTGGGGCCGCAGCAGCTGGCCACTCCCCTGCGGGCTCCGGAGACCGCTCCGGTCGACGAGCTGGAGCCGCTGACCGCGCATGCGATGAAGGAATTCCTCGACAAGCACGGGCAATTGGACAGCCTGCCGCTGGCCGTCTCTCTGCGGGCCTTTTATCACCTGACGGTCTCCGGTGACCCCGACACCGTCTACGGCGCCTCGCGCGCCATCGTCGCCCAGCTGTGCACCCTGCACTCGCCCGAGGACCTGGTGGTGGCGGTCGTCGCCGCGCCCGGTGCGCAGGCCGAGTGGGAGTGGACCAAGTGGCTGCCGCAGGTGCAGGACAAGACCACGGACGGCGCGGGGACGCGCCGGCTGGTCGTCGGCGACCTCGGTGAGATCGAGGAGCTGCTGGCGGACGACCTGGAGGGCCGCGGGCGGTTCAACCCGCAGGGCACTCCGGTGACCGACAGCCCGCATGTGGTGGTCGTGCTCGACGGCGGCGAGGTGCCGATGGACTCGGTGATCGCCGGGGCCGAGGGCCTGCAGGGCGTCACGATCCTGGAGGTCGTCCCGGGCGACCTGGACGAGATCCGCGGCGGTCTGGCCGTACAGGTGTGGCCGGGCAAGCTGGTGCTGGAGTCGGCCAGCGGTGCGGTCTACCACGGTGTCTGCGACACCCTCTCGATCGCCGAGTCGGAGGCGCTGGCCCGCCAGCTGGCCCCGCTGCGGGCCGGTTCCGGCGCGGACGGCGAGGAGCCGCTGCTGTCGAACCTGGACTTCACGGATCTGCTGAACCTCGGTGACGCCGGTTCCGTCGATGTGTCGCGTACCTGGCGGCCGCGCACGCTCCACGAGCGGCTGCGGGTGCCGATCGGTGTCGACAAGGACGGCCAGCCCGTCATGCTCGACATCAAGGAGGCCTCGCAGGAGGGCATGGGCCCGCACGGCCTGTGTGTCGGTGCGACCGGTTCCGGTAAGTCCGAGGTGCTGCGCACCCTGGTGCTCGCGCTCGCGGTGACCCACTCCTCGGAGACCCTCAACTTCATCCTCGCGGACTTCAAGGGTGGCGCCACCTTCACCGGTATGTCGGAGATGCCGCACGTCGCGGCCGTCATCACCAACCTCGGTGAGGACGTCACCCTCATCGACCGCATGCGCGACTCCATCACCGGTGAACTCCAGCGCCGTCAGGAGCTGCTGCGCTCCGCGGGCAACTACGCCAACATCACCGACTACGAGAAGGCGCGTGCCGCGGGTGCCCCGCTGGACCCGCTGCCCTCGCTGGTGATGGTGCTCGACGAGTTCTCCGAGCTGCTGACCGCCAAGCCCGACTTCATCGACATGTTCATCCAGATCGGCCGTATCGGCCGGTCGATGGGTGTGCACATGCTGCTCGCCTCGCAGCGTCTGGAAGAGGGCAAGCTGCGCGGTCTGGACACCTTCCTGTCCTACCGGCTGGGTCTGCGGACCTTCTCCGCGGCCGAGTCGCGGACCGCGATCGGTGTGCCGGACGCCTACCACCTGCCGAACGTGCCGGGTTCCGGCATCCTCAAGTACGACACCGAGACGATGGTCCAGTTCAAGGCCGCGTACGTCTCGGGCCCGTACCGCGGTCCGGGTGCCGGCGGCGGCCCCGGCGGCAGCCGGACGAACCGGCTGCCGGTGCCGTTCACCGCGGCTCCGGTCGTCGAGCAGATCATCGAGGACCCCACGCCGGTCGAGCCGGTCGAGCCGGAGCAGGACGACGCGCTCGCCGACACGGTGCTCGACGTCATCGTCCAGCGCATGCAGGGCCAGGGCCCGCCGGCGCACCAGGTGTGGCTGCCGCCGCTGGACGAGCCGCCCACGGTCAACCAGCTGCTGCCGACGCTCGCGGTCACGCCCGAACGCGGCGTGCACGCACCGGAGTACACCGCGCTCGGCAAGCTCGTGGTGCCGGTCGCGCTGGTGGACAAGCCGTTCGAGCAGCGGCGTGACGTGATGTACCTGGACTTCTCCGCCGGTGCCGGTCACGGTCTGGTCGTGGGTGGTCCGCAGTCCGGCAAGTCGACCCTCATCCGGTCCGCGATCGCCTCGTTCGCGCTCACCCACACCCCGGCCGAGGTGCAGTTCTACTGCCTCGACTTCGGCGGCGGCGGCATGCTGACCATGGAGGGCCTGCCGCACGTCGGTGGCGTCGCCTCGCGTCTGGACGCGGAGAAGGTGCGCCGTACGGTCTCCGAGGTCGTCGGCATCCTCAACGAGCGCGAGGAGTTCTTCCGGGCCAACAACATCGACTCGATCGGCACCTACCGCCAGCGGCGGGCCGCGGGCACCTACCCCGACCAGAAGTGGGGCGACGTCTTCCTGGTCATCGACGGCTGGGCGACGTTCAAGACCGACTACGAGCAGATGGACCCGGTGATCCTGGACATCGCCGCCCGTGGTCTCGGTTTCGGTGTCCACCTGATCATCGCCGGTGCGCGCTACACCGAGGTGCGGCCCGCACTGCGCGACCAGCTCCTCAACCGCGTCGAGCTGCGCCTGGGCGACCCGATGGAGTCGGAGTTCGACCGCAAGCGCGCGGAGAACGTCCCGATGGGCAAGCCCGGTCGCGGTATGTCCCCCGACAAGCTCGACTTCCTGGCGGCGCTGCCGCGGCTGGACGGGATGAGCGACCCGGAGACGCTCAGCGACGGCATCGCGAACCTGGTGTCGACGGTCAGCGAGCACTGGCAGGGCGAGCCCGCCCCCGCGGTGCGGATGCTGCCGACGATGCTCCACGTCAACGAGCTGCCCAAGGGCAACGACTACCCGGAGCACGGCGTCGCGATCGGTGTCGACGAGACCACGCTGTCCCCGGCGTTCATCGACTTCGAGACCGACCCGCTGCTGGTGATCTACGGCGAGAGCGAGTCCGGAAAGTCCTCGCTGCTGCGGCTGCTGGCCAAGCAGATCGCCGAGCGGTATCCGTCGGACAAGGCGCTCATGGTGGTCTCCGACTACCGTCGCGCCCTGCTCGGCGAGATCCCCGAGAGCCACATGTACAAGTACTGCGCCGCGGGGCCGCAGTTGCAGGAGGTCATCACCGGTCTGGCCGGTTCACTCGGCCGACGGATGCCGGGCCCGGACGTCACGCCGGAGCAGCTGCGCAACCGCAGCTGGTACGACCTGCCGGACGCGTTCGTGATCGTGGACGACTACGACCTGGTGGCGACCAGCAGCGGCAACCCGCTGCAGCCGCTGCTGGAGTACCTGCCGTTCGCCCGTGACCTGGGTCTGCGCCTGATCATCGCGCGCAGCTCCTCGGGTGCCGGACGCTCCTCGTTCGAGCCGGTGATGCAGCGTACGAAGGAGCTCGGTGCGCAGGGTCTGATCCTGTCCGCCGACCCGGCCGAGGGTCCGCTGATGGGCAACATCAAGGGCCAGAGCCTGACGCCCGGACGGGCCACGTTCATCACGCGCAAGCGCGGTGCGCAGCTGGTCCAGACGGGCTGGCTGCCGGCGAACAGCGGCTGACCGGACCGCACGCGACAACGGCGGTGGGGCGTCCCTCCTGAGAGGGGCGCCCCACCGCCGTTTCGTCTGTGCGCGCGGTGCGTCCGTGCGCGGTACCGGCCCGAAGGCGTCAGCCGAAGGCCCCGTGCTGAGTGACGTCGGGGCCGGAGCCGACCGGTGCCTCGGCGGCGGACGCCGCGGTGCCCCGGGGCTCGGGGGCACCGGCCCCGGCGGCGGAGGCGGCGGGCCGGGCGGCAGGGGCGGCCGAGCCCTTCTTCTGCGGGCCGTTCTGCGGATCGTTCCGCGGGCCGTTCTTCGGGTCCCGCTCAGGGCCCGGCTCCGGCTCGGTGCCGGGCGCCCGGCTCCGTACGCCCTTGGCGAGGCCCTCGCCGCCCCGCGTCCTGGCCTCGCCGTCCTGTGCCGGGCCGAACGGATCGGGCCCGTGCGCCGCTTCGGAGGTGGCCCACTCGTGCCGTACGGGCGGCCGCTGTCCCTGGCCGCCCCCGCCCCCTCCGCGCTTGCCGAACGCGCCGCCGAGGCCGGTCGCGAGCTGGCCGAGCGCCATGAAGCCGTAGGCGATCTCGGGGCCGGACGACGACTGCGCGCCGTCGCCGGAGCGGCCCGCCGGCGGTGCGTCGTGGCCCTTGTCGCCGTTGTCCTCGGCGGGCTGCGCGGCGGCGTTCTCCAGGTCGGCGGCGGCCAGGTCGAAGACCGGCAGCGATTCGTCGACGGACCGCTTGAGGCGGTGCCACTCCCCCGCGAACGCCTCACCGGCCGGGCCGTGCCAGTTGGCCGCGGCCGCGGTGCCGACGTGCCGGTCCAGATCGCGGACGAGGCCGTCGAGGTGCTTGCCCATCTCCCGCCAGCCGGCCGCCGCTTCGTGCAGGGCCTGCGGGTTGCCTCGCTCGCTCACTTGACGCTCCGCATCATCTCGGCCAGCTCGTCCTCGGCCGCCTGCGCATTCGCGACGGTCTCCTTGATCCCCCCGCCGACCTCGGCGAGGCGCTGCTGCAGCTGGACGAGCGCCTGCTCGGCCTGCTCGTACAGCTCGCGGTAGGGCCGGGCCGCCTCGTCGTCGCCGAAACCGTCCCGGAGGGCCTCGGCATCCGCCCGTCGCCTGAATGCGGCGAGCTGCCGGCTCAGTTCTTCCGCACGTATCTCGAAGGTCGCACCGAGCTTGTGCAACTCCTCGGTACTGAGCCGGACTTCATCGGACATCATTTCTCCCCGAATTGCATGACAGCTACCTGCCGACATCGCCTCAGGTCTAGCACACCCGCAATAGGCCCGAAGCCCTCCGCGGAGCGGGCGGGAGGCGGATCGCGGAATTCGCCGTGGAGCAATGTCCGGCAATACCGACAACCCCCTCCTTGACGCCCCGTTCACACCCGTCATTACACTCAGGACGCCGGTGCCGCAGACGCGGTTGCTGTGTCATCACGTTCCAGGGGGCAGACATGAACAATGAACGGCAGATCCAGGACGAGGACCTGATGGACGTCGCCCAGGATCCCGAGCAGGCACACCGGCTGCGCAAGGCACTGAAGGTCCTGGCGGACAACCCCAACGTCGGCGGCAAGCTCCAGGAGATGGCCCAGGAGGTGCTCTCCGGGCGTATCGGCATGAAGGACGCGATCGCGACGCCGGGATACATGGACGCGCTGGGCGACCGCATGGACCAGATCCGGCGGGCCGCGGAGAACCAGACCATGGCCGAGCGCGAGGAGTCCCGCGAGAAGTTCGCCGCGTGGCAGCAGGAGCAGGAGGCCAAGGAGGACGAGGAGCGCGCCGAGCGCGACGGTCCTTCGGGCAACATCGTGACCACCCCGCGGCGCGGTGGCCGCGGCGGCGGGCACCGGGGCTGACCCGGTCGCCGCGCGGGCCGTCCGCGGCGCCCGCCCCCATCGGCCCGCGGTTCGGCGTTTCGGCAGCCCGCGGGTTCGGCGGCCTTCCGCTTTTCCCTCACGCCGAAATCCGTTCAAACACTCAGGAAAGCCGTTGCGGAAGAAAGCGGATCCATCGCCGGATCATGCGGATGGATCTGCTTTCTTTCCGCACATGGCGATCTCGCTTTCTCCACATCGGGCCCCGGGGACAACTCACTTCACCTCCACCCCGCCCGCTCTCGGTGCGAGCGCCCGCACACCGGCCCCGGCCTGCGTGTTCCAGTTCCGGCACAGCCCACCCCGCGCCATCCTCAGAGGGCGGCACGGACCATAGGATCAAGCCGGTACACGCAGGAATCCACAAAGGTGGAGGCGGGATTGATGGGGGACGAGGAAGCCATGAGCGCCTCAGACGAAGGAAATGCCGCACCGGCCGGATACGCACCGCATCCGTACGTCGGCGGCCGCACCGCCGCGCTCCGCGCGCTCGCGGCCTGGCGCATGCGCTGGCCCGGCGCGCCGCGCGTCATCGTGCTCACCGGCAACCCGGGCAGCGGGCGAACGCGCCTGGTCACCGGCTTCCTGATGATGTGCGACCCCGGGCACCGCAAGCAGTTGCCGCTGGACGATCTGGACCCGGCGACGGTGCCCCCGGATCTCCCGGCGCCTGTCGTACCGAGCCCCGCCGGGCGCACCGCGGCACAGATGTTGTGGATGATCTCCGATCATCTCGGGCTGAACGCCGACCGCGACGACGACATTTTCACCGAACTCGCCGCTCGTGAAGAGCCGGTGACCCTGGTGGTGCCGGATGTCGATCAGGCCGGTCCGGTACGCGCCGCGCACGAGCCGGCCCGCGTCGTCCGGGACGTGCTCAAGCCGCTCGCCGCCACCGAAACGGTTCAGCTGCTCGCCGAGGTGCCGCGCGAACTGGCCGCGGAGCTGGCCGGGGCGCTGCCGGCCGGCCAGGTGCAGATCATCGATCTCGACGCGCCCGAGTGGGCCGACCCCAAGGGCCTGGTGCTGCACGCCGAGACCGCGCTCACCCCCGAGGCGGGCGCCCCGGACC
It contains:
- a CDS encoding WXG100 family type VII secretion target, which codes for MSERGNPQALHEAAAGWREMGKHLDGLVRDLDRHVGTAAAANWHGPAGEAFAGEWHRLKRSVDESLPVFDLAAADLENAAAQPAEDNGDKGHDAPPAGRSGDGAQSSSGPEIAYGFMALGQLATGLGGAFGKRGGGGGGQGQRPPVRHEWATSEAAHGPDPFGPAQDGEARTRGGEGLAKGVRSRAPGTEPEPGPERDPKNGPRNDPQNGPQKKGSAAPAARPAASAAGAGAPEPRGTAASAAEAPVGSGPDVTQHGAFG
- a CDS encoding polyribonucleotide nucleotidyltransferase, whose product is MENETHYAEAVIDNGSFGTRTIRFETGRLAKQAAGSAVAYLDDDTMVLSATSASKTPKDQLDFFPLTVDVEERMYAAGKIPGSFFRREGRPSEDAILTCRLIDRPLRPSFKKGLRNEIQIVETIMALNPDHLYDVVAINAASCSTQLAGLPFSGPVGGTRVALINGQWVAFPTHTELEDAVFDMVVAGRVLPDGDVAIMMVEAEATEKTIQLVKDGAEAPTEEVVAAGLEAAKPFIKVLCKAQSDLAAKAAKPVGEFPIFLDYQDDVLEALTAAVKDELSQALTIAGKQEREAELDRVKAVAAEKLLPQFEGREKEISAAYRSLTKNLVRERVIKEKKRIDGRGVTDIRTLAAEVEAIPRVHGSALFERGETQILGVTTLNMLRMEQQLDTLSPVTRKRYMHNYNFPPYSVGETGRVGAPKRREIGHGALAERAIMPVLPTREEFPYAIRQVSEALGSNGSTSMGSVCASTMSLLNAGVPLKAPVAGIAMGLISQEIDGQTHYVALTDILGAEDAFGDMDFKVAGTKQFVTALQLDTKLDGIPASVLAAALKQARDARLHILDVMNEAIDVPDEMSPNAPRIITVKIPVDKIGEVIGPKGKMINQIQEDTGADITIEDDGTIYIGAADGPAAEAARATINGIANPTMPEVGERYLGTVVKTTTFGAFVSLLPGKDGLLHISQIRKLAGGKRVENVEDVLGVGAKVQVEIAEIDQRGKLSLIPVIEDEDKAADEKDDAAK
- the rpsO gene encoding 30S ribosomal protein S15: MSLDAATKKQIMTEFATKEGDTGSPEVQVAMLSRRISDLTEHLKTHKHDHHSRRGLLLLVGQRRRLLQYLAKKDITRFRALVERLGIRRGAAGAK
- the eccCa gene encoding type VII secretion protein EccCa → MSVVIVKRPPRALPPEVPSEEVTLEAPPELPREGESENMLMTLMPMMGMASSAGFLFMGNQPFMKIMGGFMVASTLAMAIVQIVKARQGPSGQMLQERQDYLKYLAQKRKEVRRTARKQRDAQLFTHPDPSQLWSIVAEGKRVWERRATDPDFGQVRLGLGPQQLATPLRAPETAPVDELEPLTAHAMKEFLDKHGQLDSLPLAVSLRAFYHLTVSGDPDTVYGASRAIVAQLCTLHSPEDLVVAVVAAPGAQAEWEWTKWLPQVQDKTTDGAGTRRLVVGDLGEIEELLADDLEGRGRFNPQGTPVTDSPHVVVVLDGGEVPMDSVIAGAEGLQGVTILEVVPGDLDEIRGGLAVQVWPGKLVLESASGAVYHGVCDTLSIAESEALARQLAPLRAGSGADGEEPLLSNLDFTDLLNLGDAGSVDVSRTWRPRTLHERLRVPIGVDKDGQPVMLDIKEASQEGMGPHGLCVGATGSGKSEVLRTLVLALAVTHSSETLNFILADFKGGATFTGMSEMPHVAAVITNLGEDVTLIDRMRDSITGELQRRQELLRSAGNYANITDYEKARAAGAPLDPLPSLVMVLDEFSELLTAKPDFIDMFIQIGRIGRSMGVHMLLASQRLEEGKLRGLDTFLSYRLGLRTFSAAESRTAIGVPDAYHLPNVPGSGILKYDTETMVQFKAAYVSGPYRGPGAGGGPGGSRTNRLPVPFTAAPVVEQIIEDPTPVEPVEPEQDDALADTVLDVIVQRMQGQGPPAHQVWLPPLDEPPTVNQLLPTLAVTPERGVHAPEYTALGKLVVPVALVDKPFEQRRDVMYLDFSAGAGHGLVVGGPQSGKSTLIRSAIASFALTHTPAEVQFYCLDFGGGGMLTMEGLPHVGGVASRLDAEKVRRTVSEVVGILNEREEFFRANNIDSIGTYRQRRAAGTYPDQKWGDVFLVIDGWATFKTDYEQMDPVILDIAARGLGFGVHLIIAGARYTEVRPALRDQLLNRVELRLGDPMESEFDRKRAENVPMGKPGRGMSPDKLDFLAALPRLDGMSDPETLSDGIANLVSTVSEHWQGEPAPAVRMLPTMLHVNELPKGNDYPEHGVAIGVDETTLSPAFIDFETDPLLVIYGESESGKSSLLRLLAKQIAERYPSDKALMVVSDYRRALLGEIPESHMYKYCAAGPQLQEVITGLAGSLGRRMPGPDVTPEQLRNRSWYDLPDAFVIVDDYDLVATSSGNPLQPLLEYLPFARDLGLRLIIARSSSGAGRSSFEPVMQRTKELGAQGLILSADPAEGPLMGNIKGQSLTPGRATFITRKRGAQLVQTGWLPANSG
- the eccD gene encoding type VII secretion integral membrane protein EccD produces the protein MSTSTGTGFCRVTVAAPDARIDVALPEDVALVDIYPEILRLSGQSQAEGAPTGYHLVRRDGTVLDAGQSLAQQQILDGDLLLLKPFAESLPLPVFDDVSDAVASAVKRNRSRWSDDLMRVVGLTAGVLLLVMMAFALWFSNPADRDMHRLPGIIAGVVGIVLVALAGVRARVYDDHGSSIALGLAALPHLLLAGSGIFPVEEGAGPGRLHLLVGCVTVLIASVLLVVLLPRGDAPFVAAAFLAAMGTLAVFAAILTDAAPREVAAVTAVVSIALVAWLPGLSARFARLPIGYKSPDQIAKGSYDNGGETESVDFVKIGNQAKRGHELLLGLVAGCAALTVGSAGVVLGFSDNMWAQLLALTAGITIMLRARLFDYTAQVACLTIAGILTIVLLILGIALNPPTEIFVDLLRFRDSGPLNIRTVWFSGSIAAGAALLVGVGLVVPRKGVTPFWGRIFDIFDGLVLLSLVPLCLAVLEVYGKVRGLTGN